Part of the Sporomusa termitida genome, GGGGCAGCGCTATGGTTAGCGTCTAATGGGCTAATTTATGTTGGTTAATAATATGTAAACTTCTTTTCAGGGGTGGGAGGTTATGTCCTCTAAGTTCACTCTCAAGGAAGGTGTACAGTTGTTCCAGTGTGGAAATAGCCATATCAAGGCGGGAATTGTAATTTAATAAATTACGTGTGTCCTGTAGTTCCGGCAACATTTCAGCATATAAATAATATAAGCTTTGGTATTCAGAAGCAGGCATATATTTAGCCAGTTCATACTGTAAGGTTGTCCAGTTGTCAGTTTTAAAATTTACCTGGTAATTAACAAGTGCAGATCTGGCAATATGTAATTCGAGATAGTTGCGGCTGAGCTCTAAAGCGATAACTATTGCCATATTCCGGTAATGGCGGGCATTTTTTTGCCAGTCCCGGCCAGTAATTACCGATAGCACGATGATTGCGGTACATAGGCTTTGGAAGATGGGGTCGGATATAATGCCTACAACTTGTAGCTGCTGGAGAATGAAAAGAAAAAAGATAACGATAATGAGCAGACGGAGTAGCCGGTAGTGGAAAATCGCTGACAAATCTGCTTTCCATACCTGGACGCGGCTTGTGATAAACGGATGATAATTCGACATAAAATCCCTCCGATATTTTATTATTCCACAAAATACCATAAAATCCTTTATTTTCTTTGTCGGTTTATTTAAACGATGGATGAAGTTTTTCTTTCATCCATAATTAATTAAATGAAGGAATATTCTCCGGTTTACCGAAATTAGAAAAAAAGGAGGCGGATAGTTATGGCTGGAGCTTCGACTATTTGGGTAAATGGCGATATGAGTGAACAAATATCTGATTTTAACGGTGAATATGTATTAATAACAACTAGTAATATGCAAAGAATACCGCTTGGGCAAACGCTGGAAAGCGCAATCGAGAAACTAAAAGAGCTTGGCAGGTATGATATTGCCGCCCAGTTAAGATGAATGCAGCTGGCCAGCCCCGCAGGTATCCTCTCTGTGGGGCTGGAGCCCGGTCATGATTTTTTACAAGAAGGGGAATTAATATGAGTGTCAGTTTGCAACTGATTCAGCTAGCAGGAGAAAATATTGTAGAGGTTTCGGGTTTTAGCGAAATAAACGGCATCTATCTTGAAAACACTGATCTGGATATTTCCGTAGCCCCTGCAAGGAATAGCGAAGCTAAGGCAATACAATTATCAATTAAACCCGGCTGCAGGGGCGATGTGATGCCTCTTGCTTTTGAGATTGAAATGCTGGCCCAAAGAATAACATTATCTCAGCTTGTCAATGGCAGCAGCCTGTTTATTGTACCGCAGGCTATTGATATGAATTTAAGGGACGGCAAGGCTATAAAGGCATTTTTACAAAAAAGCGGGGGAATATGGCTGGACAGGCTTCCTCAAGAATGTATCAGGGAAATAGTAAACCATTGTTCATTTTGAGAAGAGCCGGGGCGCTGAATATTGTCAGCTGCCGGCGGGGTGCGGGGAACGCAGTTTTGCATAAAATTATAATATCCAGGCACCCTAAAATCAGGGGGTGATGACATATGCTAGATTATGGCGGTGGCTTTTTCCCATGGGGAATGCTATTTATGATTTTATATGTTATTGTTGTTGTGTATTTCCTTATGCAGCTTGCAGGCATCAATAAGGCCCTGCAGCGGATTGCGGGCATTTTAGAAAAAAATAAGGAATAGGCTGGCTATATTAACCCTCGGGCAACCGGGGTTTTTACTTTTACAGAGCTGATAAGCCGGCAGCGTTTACCTGTGGTTTTTTGCCACCGGCATGTTAAGCAGGCAACGGCAAGTAATGGCTTGACAATGAGGGCAGGATCATTTATAATTAGTTTGAACTTCAAACAGTTAGTTAATATTACTATTTGAAATATGAAATATAAGAATTACATACTAAAATTGCGGATGAACTGCCGCGGTTACGGCACAGATGCCGGCAGGACTGCCGGCGGCGGCAAGTGTGCAGCCCAGTGGGATTGAAAATAATGCTGAGGCGTTTATATAAAATAGGAGATAAGGGAGAGTGGCGTTTTAATGAATGGTGAGGCTGTGACAGCAATACGGGTTGACAAGCCGGTTAATGAGCTGTGGGAACGGCATGGTGCGGCGATGACAACTGCTGTTAGTGCGGTACTGACTTTTTTGGCATGGTCCGCAGGTGTGAATGGCTGGAGCGCACTAGAAATTGCTCTGTATGTGTTTGCTTATATCATTGGCGGTTACCGGAAAGCTTGGGAAGGCCTGCAAACTCTCATTAAGGAGCGCGATTTGGATGTTGACCTGCTCATGATTGTGGCCGCTGTTGGCGCGGCCAGTATTGGTTATTGGCAGGATGGCGCAATTTTAATTTTAATTTTTTCGCTAAGCGGTGCATTGGAAGGTTATACAATGGAGAAAACCAATCAGGACATCCGCTCTATTATGAAGCTGCGCCCGGAAACGGCCCTGGTATTACGAGGCAGTACCGAGTCGCGGATCAGAGTCGAGGAACTGCAGCCGGGTGACCTGGTGCTGGTTAAACCGGGAGAACGAATTCCGGCAGACGGGCTGGTCAGGCAAGGCTATTCTGCCGTTGACCAGGCCTCAATTACGGGAGAATCTATTCCTGTGGATAAAATTTGTGGGGCCGAGGTGTATGCCGGCACCATCAATGGGCAGGGTGCTTTGACAATTGAAGTGACCAAGCCGGCGGCGGCTACGCTGCTGGCCCGAATTATCCGCCTGGTTCAGGAAGCTCAGAGTGAAATGCCGCCGAGTCAGCTGTTTGTGGAAAAATTTGAGCGGATTTATGCCAGAATTGTTGTTGGGGCCGCACTGCTGCTATTGGTTATACCTCCCTATGCATTTGGCTGGAGCTGGGATAAGACGGTGTACCGGGCAATGATCTTTCTGGTGGTGGCGTCGCCGTGTGCGTTGGTTTCGTCTATTATGCCGGCTATTTTATCCGGAATTTCCAATGGTGCCCGCAAGGGAATTTTATTTAAGGGTGGAGTCCATCTGGAAAACATAGGAAATATAAAGCTGGTTGCTTTTGATAAGACGGGGACGTTGACGGAAGGTAAACCAAGAGTGACCGATATTATTTCGCTGTCTGCGCAAAGCCCGGATGAACTATTGCGGCTTACAGCGGCTTTGGAAATGTTATCGGAACATCCGATTGCCAAAGCCGTCGTCCAGGCCGCTCAGGAGAAACAGCTGGCATTGCCCAAGGCAGCTGAGTTGCAGGCCATACCCGGAGTGGGGGTTCATGGCCTGGTGCATCAGGACGAGTTTCGCATTGGCAATCTGGACTGCCTGCAAGCTGGTATTTTGTCGGCTGAACACAAGCAAATAGCGCAGCAGCTTGAGCAGGAAGGCAAAACGGTTATTTATGTACAGTCCCGCAACCAACTGCTGGGGCTGCTGGCCATCCAGGATACGCTGCGGCCGCAAGCACGCAATGCTGTACGGGCGTTACGCCGCATGGGAATTCAGGTGGCTATGCTGACCGGTGATAATGCTGCGACGGCCCAGGCTATCGGCAGGCAAGCCGATGTTGACTGGATTTATGACGGGCTGCTGCCTGAACAGAAAGTAGAGATTGTTAAAAAACTTACCACTAAGTTTGGCCAGGTCGCGATGGTAGGTGATGGGGTTAATGATGCGCCGGCTTTAGCCACCGCTGCGGTGGGGATTGCCATGGGGGCGGCCGGTACGGATGTAGCCTTGGAAACTGCCAATGTGGTTCTTATGGCTGATGATATTGAAAAAGTGGCTTATGCCATTGCCTTGGGGCGACGCACCAAAAAGGTGGTAAAACAAAATATTGTTTTTGCCCTGGGTGTTGTTTTGGTGCTGGTGGCGGGCACCTTTTTCGATCAGGTTAACCTGCCGGTTGGGGTGATTGGGCATGAAGGCAGCACGTTGCTGGTCATTGCCAGTGGGCTGCGCTTGTTACGGTAAGAATCGGCCTGCTGCCGGGCAAGTTTTTCTTGCCTTGGTTTGGCTGCCAAGGAGATAGACAGGCTTTGGCCATAAATGCAACAGATTATGTAACATATAGCGATGGACAGAATATAATAAACTAGGGCGGTAGTTATGGGTGTGGTTATATAGAGAGGCGGCGCTTGCTCCCGCCTCTACATAAAGAAAACACGGCTGGCGCCGAGCCTTTGGCGAAAGCGTAAGCCGATGTTGCCCCTAGCCAGGGAAAGATATACTCTCTGAGCACGTAAAAAATGGCGCCGCAGGGTAGCGGCGTCAAGGGAAACAAAAAATATGTATAAAAAGCTTGCAATAAGGTCGACAATTCTTGCCTTGCATCGAGTTATTCCTGCACATATATATAGGAAAGAACATAAAATATAAAAAACAGGCAACCCTCTTATTTATCAAAAATAAGAGGGTTACTTTTAAATGATTTATCCTATATGCTGTTGGTTTGTTTGCAAGCAGCCCTTAGAAGCTTACACGTAATATCTGGATGTTGTTAAGGCTTCGGGATGCCCTGAATTACAGACATAAACTGGTCGGGGCGACAGGATTCGAACCTGCGGCCTCTTGGTCCCGAACCAAGCGCGCTACCAAACTGCGCTACGCCCCGGCTCACATTTATAAAGTATACACATCCATAAACGCATTGTCAACAATAAAAATAAAGAGTGCCAACAGACTGCAAAAAATGCCGATATAGGTCAATGGCTTTGCAGGGAATTTACTGGGAATGTCGAAATGTCGAAATGGAGAAGAGCGCAAAATGGGGGAATGTGTTTGAAAATAATCCGCATAATTTTATTTACATTTATTTACATGTTTTTTTTGTTAAGCGCAAACAGCCAGGTGGTTTTTGCTGCCGAGCAAGATATGCCTCTACTCAGGCAGGGCGCGAAAAGTGCAGCTGTCCATGTTTTACAGGAGGAGCTAAAGCGACTTGGGTTTTATCAATATGAGGTGGACGGGAGCTTTGGTATTGGTACGAAAGCGTCTGTTATCAGGTTTCAGCAGACTGTCGGCCTTGTGGCTGACGGTATTGTTGGCGACGGAACCTGGCGGGCGCTTCGCACTTATACCGGTAATAGCGAATTAAGCCGGGCCAAAACGGATAGAAGGACCGGGCAGCAAATTGCCAGTTTTGCTCAGCGATATCTGGGTGTGCCATATGCCTGGGGCGGTGCAGGTGAGGGCGGATTCGACTGCTCGGGTTTTATCTACTATGTCTATAGGCAGTACAATGTTGCTTTGCCACGGGTAGCTGATGAACAATATAATATTGGCCGCAATATACGACTGGCTGATATTGAACCGGGAGATTTGGTTTTTTATAGCACGTACGCTCCCGGACCTTCCCATGTCGGCATCTATGTAGGGAACGGATACTTTATTCATGCCAGCTCTGGTGCCGGTCAGGTAACTTTAACAGCAATGGCTAAGCCTTATTATCAAGCAAGATTTTTGGGAGCACACCGTGTTGTCCGGTAATAAAGAAATGCGGCTGGCGCCGGGCCCTAGGCGAAAGCGGAAGCCGCTGTACCCTTAGCCGGCAGAAAGGCAATCTTTCTGTCAGGATAAAAATAACCGGCAGGCCGGTTATTTTTTGTTTGGGCAAGGATAAGACGGGAATAATAGAGCGAGAGATAATTTTTTTAAACAAAAAGTGCTACTGTTGTTCAAATGTGCTAAAATATTTATGTTAAACAGAATTTCGCCATCATTTGAGGTAGAGTATGCGGATTATAACCGGAATTGCCAAGGGCATCAGGCTAAAAACGCCCAAGGGTCTTAATGTGCGTCCCACTGCTGACCGGGTAAAAGAATCTATGTTCAGTATTCTGGCAAATTTAACATTACCGGCCGGCAGACAGGCACTAAGCGGGGCAAAAGTATTAGACCTGTTTGCCGGTACCGGCAATTTGGGATTAGAGGCGCTCAGCCGGGGGGCGGCATTCGCGCTGTTTATTGACCATAGTCAGACAAGTCTTGCAGTCACAGAACAAAATATTAGCAATGCCAGGTTGGGAGATCTGGCGAGAGTCCAACGTGGAGATTCAGTTAATGCTCTTGACAAGTTGGCTCAGTCAGGGCAAACGTTTACGCTTATATTCGTGGATCCTCCTTATAATCAGGGGCTGGTACAAACTGTATTGTTAAAGCTTGATACCAGCAGTGTTGTTGCCGAGGGGGGACTTGTTGTTGTTGAACACTCTAAACATGAGCTGTTAAACACGCAATGGCAAAATTTGCAGCTAATTCGAACCGAACGTTATGGAGAAACATTTGTGACTTTTTTTATGCGCTCCATCGGCGAGACTAATACTATGGCAACAGGAGGCAGTTAAGATGCGGATAGGGGTTTGCCCTGGCAGTTTTGATCCAGTTACCAATGGTCACCTGGATATATTTTCACGGGCCAGTAAGATGTTTGATGTGCTTATTGTGGCGGTGTTTCATAATCCTAACAAAAAGCCGTTGTTTACTATGGAAGAACGGGTTGAAATGTTAAATCTGGCAACATATGATATACCCAATATTAAAGTTGACAGTTTTTCCGGTTTGCTAAATGACTATGTGCGCCGGCAGAACAGCAGTTTTATTGTGCGCGGTTTGCGAGCATTAAGTGATTTTGAATATGAGTTTCAGCGAGCATTGCTGATTAAAAAAATTGATCCGGCGATAGAAACGATTTTCATGATGACCAGCAGCGAATATTCCTTTATCAGTTCGAGCGGTATTAAAGAGCTGGCCAAGTTTGGCGGGCCGATAACCGGATTAGTGCCTGTATGTCTGGAGGATAAAATAATACAGAGAATTAGCGAAAGCTAAACTATGTTTATGGGAGGGAGAAGGTCATGACTATTGAAAAATTATTAGATGATATGGAAACGATGCTGGTTGAAGCAGCACGTGTCCCGTTTACCAACAAGCGGGTTATTGAGGAAGATGATCTGGCCAGATTTCTTGACGAATTTCGGGAACGTCTGCCGCAAGAACTTGACGAAGCTAAACGGATTCTTGCCGACCGTCAGCGAATATTGGAGGAAGCGCAAAGAGAAGCACAAAATATTGTTGACCAAGCGAAATTGTATGTAGTGAAACTGACAGATGAGAATATTATTAATAAGCAGGCGCAGGAACAGGCGAATGAACTTATGGGCCAAGCCCGCAAAACAGCCAAAGAATTACAAATAGATGCTGTGGTATATGCTGATGAAGTGTTTAAGCATGTTACGTCCCATTTAGAGAAAACTCTGGATGTTGTCCGGCAGGGGCACCGTGATTTGCAGCAAAACAAAAGCAATCAGGGAACATAAGCAACGAATTTGGCTTGGGCCAAGTCCTGTAGGACGCCGGCGGAAGCCG contains:
- the rsmD gene encoding 16S rRNA (guanine(966)-N(2))-methyltransferase RsmD, giving the protein MRIITGIAKGIRLKTPKGLNVRPTADRVKESMFSILANLTLPAGRQALSGAKVLDLFAGTGNLGLEALSRGAAFALFIDHSQTSLAVTEQNISNARLGDLARVQRGDSVNALDKLAQSGQTFTLIFVDPPYNQGLVQTVLLKLDTSSVVAEGGLVVVEHSKHELLNTQWQNLQLIRTERYGETFVTFFMRSIGETNTMATGGS
- the coaD gene encoding pantetheine-phosphate adenylyltransferase, whose product is MRIGVCPGSFDPVTNGHLDIFSRASKMFDVLIVAVFHNPNKKPLFTMEERVEMLNLATYDIPNIKVDSFSGLLNDYVRRQNSSFIVRGLRALSDFEYEFQRALLIKKIDPAIETIFMMTSSEYSFISSSGIKELAKFGGPITGLVPVCLEDKIIQRISES
- a CDS encoding C40 family peptidase, giving the protein MFFLLSANSQVVFAAEQDMPLLRQGAKSAAVHVLQEELKRLGFYQYEVDGSFGIGTKASVIRFQQTVGLVADGIVGDGTWRALRTYTGNSELSRAKTDRRTGQQIASFAQRYLGVPYAWGGAGEGGFDCSGFIYYVYRQYNVALPRVADEQYNIGRNIRLADIEPGDLVFYSTYAPGPSHVGIYVGNGYFIHASSGAGQVTLTAMAKPYYQARFLGAHRVVR
- a CDS encoding heavy metal translocating P-type ATPase, producing the protein MNGEAVTAIRVDKPVNELWERHGAAMTTAVSAVLTFLAWSAGVNGWSALEIALYVFAYIIGGYRKAWEGLQTLIKERDLDVDLLMIVAAVGAASIGYWQDGAILILIFSLSGALEGYTMEKTNQDIRSIMKLRPETALVLRGSTESRIRVEELQPGDLVLVKPGERIPADGLVRQGYSAVDQASITGESIPVDKICGAEVYAGTINGQGALTIEVTKPAAATLLARIIRLVQEAQSEMPPSQLFVEKFERIYARIVVGAALLLLVIPPYAFGWSWDKTVYRAMIFLVVASPCALVSSIMPAILSGISNGARKGILFKGGVHLENIGNIKLVAFDKTGTLTEGKPRVTDIISLSAQSPDELLRLTAALEMLSEHPIAKAVVQAAQEKQLALPKAAELQAIPGVGVHGLVHQDEFRIGNLDCLQAGILSAEHKQIAQQLEQEGKTVIYVQSRNQLLGLLAIQDTLRPQARNAVRALRRMGIQVAMLTGDNAATAQAIGRQADVDWIYDGLLPEQKVEIVKKLTTKFGQVAMVGDGVNDAPALATAAVGIAMGAAGTDVALETANVVLMADDIEKVAYAIALGRRTKKVVKQNIVFALGVVLVLVAGTFFDQVNLPVGVIGHEGSTLLVIASGLRLLR
- a CDS encoding ATPase translates to MTIEKLLDDMETMLVEAARVPFTNKRVIEEDDLARFLDEFRERLPQELDEAKRILADRQRILEEAQREAQNIVDQAKLYVVKLTDENIINKQAQEQANELMGQARKTAKELQIDAVVYADEVFKHVTSHLEKTLDVVRQGHRDLQQNKSNQGT